A DNA window from Paramormyrops kingsleyae isolate MSU_618 chromosome 10, PKINGS_0.4, whole genome shotgun sequence contains the following coding sequences:
- the LOC111835061 gene encoding heterogeneous nuclear ribonucleoprotein A0-like codes for MTNQLCKLFVGGLNVQTTDDGLRQHFEQYGTLTDCVVVQNQQLKRSRCFGFVTYSSAEEADAAMAARPHVVDGNNVELKRAVAREDAGKPEALAKVKKIFVGGLKDDVEEEHLQEYFSQFGAIEKAEVISDKQTGKKRGFGFVYFDDNDSADKAVVLKFHTINGHKVEVKKALTKQEMQAAGGRSRGRGGRGMGRSQNGYGGGRGGYSYGGYGGNDGGYGGGYGSGGGYGNQGGYGGGYGDQMGGGYGNGYSDFGDDYAQQSSGYGAVKGGNYSGRSSAPYSRGGSGGYGRGGYGSY; via the coding sequence ATGACTAACCAACTGTGTAAGCTCTTTGTTGGGGGCCTTAACGTGCAGACCACAGATGATGGACTTAGGCAGCATTTCGAGCAGTATGGGACGCTGACTGACTGCGTGGTTGTCCAGAATCAGCAACTGAAGCGGTCGCGCTGCTTCGGCTTTGTGACCTACTCGTCCGCGGAGGAGGCCGACGCCGCCATGGCCGCCCGGCCGCATGTAGTAGACGGCAACAACGTGGAGCTGAAGCGGGCCGTGGCCCGTGAAGACGCCGGAAAACCCGAGGCCCTGGCCAAGGTGAAGAAGATATTCGTCGGCGGTCTGAAAGACGACGTGGAGGAAGAGCACCTCCAGGAGTATTTCTCCCAGTTCGGCGCAATCGAAAAGGCCGAAGTGATCAGCGACAAGCAGACCGGCAAGAAGCGCGGCTTCGGCTTCGTCTACTTCGATGATAATGATTCGGCCGACAAAGCGGTGGTGCTCAAGTTTCACACCATCAATGGACACAAGGTGGAGGTGAAGAAAGCCCTCACCAAGCAGGAGATGCAGGCCGCCGGTGGTCGGAGCCGGGGCCGCGGCGGACGGGGAATGGGAAGGTCTCAAAATGGCTACGGAGGCGGAAGAGGCGGCTACAGCTATGGCGGCTACGGGGGGAACGATGGAGGATACGGCGGTGGATACGGCAGTGGCGGTGGTTATGGTAACCAGGGAGGCTACGGAGGGGGATACGGTGACCAGATGGGAGGCGGCTACGGGAACGGCTATAGTGACTTTGGGGACGACTACGCTCAGCAGTCCTCCGGATACGGCGCAGTGAAAGGGGGGAATTATTCAGGCAGGAGCAGCGCACCTTACTCCCGAGGTGGCAGCGGTGGCTACGGTCGGGGTGGATACGGTAGCTATTAG
- the LOC111835060 gene encoding heterogeneous nuclear ribonucleoprotein A0-like — translation MENQLCKLFVGGLNVQTTDDGLRKHFEQYGTLTDCVVVQNQQLKRSRCFGFVTYSTAEEADAAMAARPHVLDGNNVELKRAVAREDAGKPEALAKVKKIFVGGLKDDVEEEHLQEYFSQFGAIEKAEVISDKQTGKKRGFGFVYFDDNDSADKAVVLKFHTINGHKVEVKKALTKQEMQAAGGRSRGRGGRGMGRSQNGYGGGRGGYSYGGYGGNDGGYSGGYGGNYGGGYGGYGDQMGGYGGGNGYNDFGSGYGQQSSGYGPMKEFTKQMDFNKLLLLSPV, via the coding sequence ATGGAAAATCAACTGTGCAAGCTGTTTGTCGGCGGCTTAAACGTGCAAACCACCGACGACGGTCTTCGCAAACATTTCGAGCAGTATGGGACGCTGACTGACTGCGTGGTTGTCCAGAACCAGCAACTGAAGCGGTCGCGCTGCTTCGGCTTTGTGACCTACTCCACCGCTGAGGAGGCTGACGCCGCCATGGCCGCCCGACCTCATGTGCTGGACGGCAACAACGTGGAGCTAAAGCGGGCCGTGGCCCGTGAAGACGCCGGAAAACCCGAGGCCCTGGCCAAGGTGAAGAAGATCTTCGTCGGCGGTCTGAAAGACGACGTGGAGGAAGAGCACCTCCAGGAGTATTTCTCCCAGTTCGGCGCAATCGAAAAGGCCGAAGTGATCAGCGACAAGCAGACCGGCAAGAAGCGCGGCTTCGGCTTCGTCTACTTCGATGATAATGATTCGGCCGACAAAGCGGTGGTGCTCAAGTTTCACACCATCAATGGACACAAGGTGGAGGTGAAGAAAGCCCTCACCAAGCAGGAGATGCAGGCCGCCGGTGGTCGGAGCCGGGGCCGCGGCGGACGGGGAATGGGAAGGTCTCAAAATGGCTACGGAGGCGGAAGAGGCGGCTACAGCTATGGCGGCTACGGGGGGAATGATGGAGGATACAGCGGTGGATACGGAGGCAACTACGGCGGTGGATACGGAGGCTATGGCGATCAAATGGGCGGCTACGGCGGCGGGAACGGCTACAATGATTTTGGAAGCGGTTACGGCCAGCAGTCCTCTGGCTACGGCCCAATGAAAG